The nucleotide sequence TTACCATTGTTCGTATCAATGGTATGGGATGGTCCACAGATGGATACAGATAAACACGGATGATTTTTTTGGGACTAAGGTGCTCCTTTAGGTCGGTCAGCTGCTCAGCCAACGGAAGAATTAAATCAGTGTAAATCTGTGGAATCCGTGAGAAATAAGGTTACTGGTGTCAAAACGGAGTATCAAGTAGCAAAGGGGAGAAAAGAATAACGAAGAAAGAATAAAGAGAAGGCTGCATTATCGCAATCCGCCAAGGCCTTTAGGTTTGTATAGTAAAGTAAAAATATGTGGCTGATTTAGATTAGATTCAGGGTTTTCTAAAATTCATCTGTGTTCATCCCCTCCATCTGTGGTTCTCAACTTTTTTATAATTGGCATCAAGCAGGAACTTAAGAATGATTTTTGAAAGGGATTTGGGAATACTTAATCTTACCTCAATAAGGGAATTACAAATTCCTTTTATTCTTTGTTCCGCATTGCAAATGCGGAACAGCAAGTTTTTATTCCTTGGGGCGAATTATTTTTTATGAACTTTGGTTGTGGATATTACTGAATATTACTGAAAAGCATAATCGGTTTAGTATGATTGAAAATGGAATTTTGACGGGAGTGCTGAAATGGGCACTTGTTGAATGGTTTTGGTTTTCTTTCATTTTATTTCTTTTTATGTAAAGTAGAATTGTTGATGGGATATTTTTAATATTCTCTTTTTACTTTACTAAAAAAATAATTAAATAGCTTTCCGTTTGTGGCACCTATCGCCCTTAAAAATCAAAAATCTCTAGTTCGCATGTTCAAAAATATTTCCCCCCTAGGTATGTTTAAAAATGCAATAGTGGGAGGCTTTCTTATGGTCTTCAGTATTAGTGCGTTTGGACAAAAAAATCAGGTAGCTTATAAGCAACAAGATTTGCCAGTGACAGCCAGGGTGACTGATCTCCTGAACAGGATGACTTTGGAAGAAAAAGTTGGTCAGCTTTCCACACTGTTGGGTTGGGAAATGTATGAGAAAACCGGTGATGGGGCTGAAGCCAGTGAAGCTTTTAAGGAAGCCATACAGGAAAGAAATATAGGGATGCTATGGGCAACATTGAGGGCCGATCCTTGGACTCAAAAGACATTGGAAACCGGATTGCAGCCCAAGCAAGCAGCCATAGCTACCAATGCCATGCAGCGATATGTGATGGAAAATACCCGTTTGGGTATTCCCTTGCTTTTGGCAGAGGAATGTCCGCATGGACATATGGCCATTGGAACGACCGTCTTTCCTACCTCTATCGGTCAGGCAAGTACTTGGAATCCAGAGTTGATCCAGAAGATGGCTTCTGTCATTGCACTGGAAGCGAGATTGCAGGGAGGACATATCGGTTATGGTCCAGTGCTGGATTTGGCTAGGGAACCAAGATGGTCAAGGGTAGAGGAAACCTATGGCGAAGATCCTTATTTGAACGGACAGATGGGGATAGCCATGGTAAAAGGATTTCAAGGTGAGTCTATCGCTTCAGGTGTTAATGTGATTTCTACCTTAAAGCATTTTACCGCTTATGGTGTTCCAGAAGGAGGGCATAATGGAACCAGTGTGAGTGTGGGAGACCGTGAACTCCACCAAAGCTATTTGCCTCCATTTAAAGACGCTGTTCAGGCGGGTGCGCTATCGGTAATGACCGCCTATAATTCCATCGATGGAATTCCGTGTACTTCCAATGGATATTTACTCAATAATGTTTTGAGGGATGACTGGGGATTTGATGGATTTGTGGTTTCTGACCTAGGAAGTATCAGTGGCTTGAAGGGAAGTCACCATGTGGCAGCGACTTTGGAAGATGCGGCCCAACTGGCCATCAATGCTGGTGTGGATTCAGATTTGGGAGGTTATGGATTTGATAAAAACCTTTTTGCTGCTATACAAAGTGGAAAAGTGGACTTGGATATTTTGGACCAGGCCGTAGCTAGGGTTTTAAGATTGAAATTTGAAATGGGATTGTTTGAGAACCCTTATGTTGACCCTGAATTGGCAGCCCAAAAAGTGAGGTCAGCAACGCATATTGCTTTGGCAAGAAGGGTGGCAAAAGAGTCCGTAGTATTGTTGAAAAATGAAAATGCCACTTTACCACTAAGCAAGAAGTTGGATAAAATAGCTGTCATCGGCCCCAATGCCGATAATATATACAATCAATTGGGGGATTATACGGCTCCTCAAGCCAATAGTAATGTGGTGACTGTTCTAGAAGGAATACAAAA is from Echinicola marina and encodes:
- a CDS encoding glycoside hydrolase family 3 N-terminal domain-containing protein, with translation MFKNISPLGMFKNAIVGGFLMVFSISAFGQKNQVAYKQQDLPVTARVTDLLNRMTLEEKVGQLSTLLGWEMYEKTGDGAEASEAFKEAIQERNIGMLWATLRADPWTQKTLETGLQPKQAAIATNAMQRYVMENTRLGIPLLLAEECPHGHMAIGTTVFPTSIGQASTWNPELIQKMASVIALEARLQGGHIGYGPVLDLAREPRWSRVEETYGEDPYLNGQMGIAMVKGFQGESIASGVNVISTLKHFTAYGVPEGGHNGTSVSVGDRELHQSYLPPFKDAVQAGALSVMTAYNSIDGIPCTSNGYLLNNVLRDDWGFDGFVVSDLGSISGLKGSHHVAATLEDAAQLAINAGVDSDLGGYGFDKNLFAAIQSGKVDLDILDQAVARVLRLKFEMGLFENPYVDPELAAQKVRSATHIALARRVAKESVVLLKNENATLPLSKKLDKIAVIGPNADNIYNQLGDYTAPQANSNVVTVLEGIQNKVGEHVQVDYIKGCAIRDTTQSQIEEAAALAAKADVAVVVLGGSSARDFDTEYEETAAAKVSETAEGELVSDMESGEGFDRMTLEMLGDQMKLLKAIHATGTPVVLVTIKGRPLNLNWADENIPAILDAWYPGQEGGNAIADVLFGDYNPAGRLSISVPRSVGQLPVYYNYKNPKRHDYVEGSAAPLYAFGHGLSYSEFEYADLNIATEGNAQDAKVIVSFSVSNTSEVDGEEVVQLYIKDLVSSTVRPLMELKRFDKVNIPAGKREAIQFELTSEDLQVLDSQMNQLVEPGMFKILVGRSSSDIRLEGDFEID